In the genome of Thunnus maccoyii chromosome 15, fThuMac1.1, whole genome shotgun sequence, one region contains:
- the cited4a gene encoding cbp/p300-interacting transactivator 4a gives MAEHMMMPMTHGFRMGMNGPPQHNGQPGMRSLPNGQVMHYGRNPQSNMEAAMRQRSGMVGPGGMAGPVNGAPMANHHHQMMSGNMMYNNQGPQQQHHHMHPQQQQQQQQQQQQQQQGGHPQQYLTSQQLMASMHLQKLNTQYHGHPLSTANGHHLPNGAQYRMGPAQLSGMQHIAAPLGLNGMDMDLIDEEVLTSLVLEFGLDRVQELPELFLGQNEFDFISDFVCKQQPSTVSC, from the coding sequence ATGGCTGAACACATGATGATGCCCATGACCCACGGCTTCAGGATGGGCATGAACGGACCTCCGCAGCACAATGGCCAGCCGGGCATGCGCAGCCTGCCCAACGGTCAGGTGATGCACTATGGCAGGAATCCTCAGAGCAACATGGAGGCGGCCATGAGACAGAGGTCGGGTATGGTGGGGCCTGGAGGGATGGCAGGCCCTGTGAACGGAGCTCCGATGGCCAACCATCACCATCAGATGATGTCTGGGAACATGATGTACAACAACCAGGGcccccagcagcagcaccaccacaTGCaccctcagcagcagcagcagcagcaacagcagcagcagcagcagcagcagggtggACACCCACAGCAGTACCTCACCTCCCAGCAGCTCATGGCCAGCATGCACCTGCAGAAACTCAACACTCAGTATCACGGACATCCGCTCAGCACGGCCAATGGCCACCACCTGCCCAATGGTGCTCAATACCGGATGGGTCCAGCCCAGCTTTCAGGTATGCAGCACATAGCCGCCCCTTTGGGGCTAAACGGCATGGACATGGATCTGATCGATGAGGAGGTTCTGACTTCACTGGTGCTGGAGTTTGGGTTGGACCGTGTTCAGGAGCTGCCAGAGCTCTTCCTTGGACAGAATGAGTTTGACTTTATATCAGACTTTGTGTGCAAACAGCAGCCGAGCACGGTGAGCTGTTGA